One Micromonospora eburnea genomic region harbors:
- a CDS encoding ROK family glucokinase, with protein sequence MAAVTLTIGVDVGGTKVAGGVVDDTGKVLVQARRDTPADDVAKTRDVIIEVVTELGTGRSIEAVGIGAAGWIDAARATVLFAPNLAWRDEPLRDYVSAATGLPVIVENDANVAAWAEFRYGAGRSADDSMVMFTIGTGVGGGIVLGGELLRGANGIAAELGHMLTVPDGHQCGCGRLGCIEQYASGSALVRFARAAARQEPHRATALLELAGGEADTITGPMVTAAAQGGDPVSAEAFAQVGRWLGTSLADMAQILDPQVLVVGGGVVEAGDLLMGPTRRSYRDALAQRSRLPVAEVRPAELGNAAGVIGAADLARRI encoded by the coding sequence GTGGCAGCGGTGACGCTGACCATCGGAGTCGACGTCGGTGGCACGAAGGTGGCCGGCGGTGTCGTGGACGACACCGGCAAGGTTCTCGTGCAGGCCCGACGGGACACCCCCGCCGACGACGTGGCCAAGACCCGGGACGTCATCATCGAGGTGGTCACCGAGCTGGGCACCGGTCGGAGCATCGAGGCGGTCGGCATCGGCGCGGCCGGCTGGATCGACGCGGCCCGCGCCACCGTGCTCTTCGCGCCCAACCTGGCCTGGCGCGACGAGCCGCTGCGCGACTACGTCAGCGCCGCCACCGGCCTGCCGGTGATCGTGGAGAACGACGCGAACGTGGCCGCCTGGGCGGAGTTCCGCTACGGCGCGGGCCGGTCCGCCGACGACTCGATGGTCATGTTCACCATCGGCACCGGCGTCGGCGGCGGCATCGTGCTCGGCGGCGAGCTGCTGCGCGGGGCCAACGGCATCGCCGCCGAACTCGGCCACATGCTCACCGTGCCGGACGGCCACCAGTGCGGCTGCGGCCGGCTGGGCTGCATCGAGCAGTACGCCAGCGGCAGCGCCCTGGTCCGCTTCGCCCGCGCCGCCGCCCGCCAGGAGCCGCACCGGGCCACCGCCCTGTTGGAGCTGGCCGGTGGCGAGGCCGACACCATCACCGGGCCGATGGTGACCGCCGCGGCGCAGGGCGGCGACCCGGTCTCCGCCGAGGCGTTCGCCCAGGTCGGCCGCTGGCTCGGCACCAGCCTCGCGGACATGGCGCAGATCCTCGACCCGCAGGTGCTGGTCGTCGGCGGTGGCGTGGTGGAAGCCGGCGACCTGCTGATGGGGCCGACCCGGCGGTCGTACCGTGACGCGCTCGCCCAGCGCAGCCGGCTGCCCGTCGCCGAGGTCCGCCCGGCCGAGCTGGGCAACGCCGCCGGCGTCATCGGGGCCGCCGACCTGGCCCGGCGGATCTGA
- a CDS encoding SRPBCC family protein, whose protein sequence is MADSSTQSIIIGAPPDRVAAVICDFPRYPEWAEAIRRAEVVEEYEDGYASQVRFTIDAGVMADEYVLAYEYAEDLSRIEWHLVAPSKMQTSQRGSYDLVGNPDGTTTVTYTLEVELSVAMLGMFRRKAEKMIMDAALKQLKRRVEAPGAAH, encoded by the coding sequence ATGGCGGACTCCTCCACCCAGTCGATCATCATCGGCGCGCCACCGGACCGGGTGGCCGCGGTCATCTGCGACTTCCCCCGCTATCCAGAGTGGGCCGAGGCGATCCGGCGGGCGGAGGTGGTCGAGGAGTACGAGGACGGCTACGCCAGCCAGGTCCGGTTCACCATCGACGCCGGCGTCATGGCCGACGAGTACGTGCTGGCCTACGAGTACGCCGAGGACCTCTCCCGGATCGAGTGGCATCTGGTGGCGCCCTCGAAGATGCAGACGTCCCAGCGCGGGTCGTACGACCTGGTCGGCAACCCGGACGGCACCACCACGGTGACCTACACCCTTGAGGTGGAGCTCTCCGTGGCCATGCTCGGCATGTTTCGCCGCAAGGCCGAGAAGATGATCATGGACGCGGCGTTGAAGCAGCTCAAGCGCCGGGTAGAAGCACCCGGTGCGGCCCACTGA
- a CDS encoding AMP-dependent synthetase/ligase, whose translation MREFSVPPIVTVGDSANLTHPVWENAEVAPDTVQFVRRGCGAEHAQTEVTCRQFRDEVVAVARGLVAAGISPGDRVALMSRTRYEWTLIDYAIWAAGAVTVPIYETSSADQAAWILADSGAVAAVVETPAHASLVDGVRDRFPELRQVWQIELGAVDELITAGESVDPAEIEVRRSTTKADDIATIIYTSGTTGRPKGCVLTHRNMYADIANAVPVLPNLFRQSSSTLLFLPLAHAFARLIQIGVVQARATLAHCADTKNLVAELQEFKPTFVLSVPRVFEKVYNGARQKAEAEGKGRIFDRAEKVAIAYSEALETTNGPGLALRAQHLLFDKLVYRRLRAALGGRCRDAISGGAPLGARLGHFFRGVGVNISEGYGLTETSPAAAANLPTATRIGTVGRPLPGVTIRIEDDGEILISGELVFRGYWRNDTATAEVLTSDGWFRTGDLGHLDEDGYLCITGRKKEIIVTAGGKNVAPAVLEDQVRAHPLISQCLVVGDRQPFIAALVTVDEEALPRWLAAHGRPETTSVAELRDDEALRAEIQGAIDQANQSVSKAEAIKVFRILPQDFTEATGELTPSLKVKRQVVQKTYAAEIAEIYQR comes from the coding sequence GTGCGTGAGTTCTCCGTTCCGCCGATCGTCACCGTCGGCGACTCGGCCAACCTGACCCATCCGGTCTGGGAAAACGCCGAGGTCGCCCCCGACACCGTGCAGTTCGTCCGGCGCGGCTGCGGTGCGGAGCACGCCCAGACGGAGGTCACCTGCCGGCAGTTCCGCGACGAGGTGGTCGCGGTGGCCCGGGGCCTCGTCGCCGCCGGCATCTCTCCCGGTGACCGGGTCGCGCTGATGAGCCGTACCCGCTACGAGTGGACCCTGATCGACTACGCGATCTGGGCCGCCGGCGCGGTCACCGTGCCGATCTACGAGACGTCCAGCGCCGACCAGGCCGCGTGGATCCTCGCCGACTCGGGGGCGGTGGCCGCGGTGGTCGAGACCCCGGCGCACGCCAGCCTGGTCGACGGGGTGCGGGACCGGTTCCCCGAGCTGCGCCAGGTCTGGCAGATCGAGCTGGGCGCGGTGGACGAGCTGATCACGGCCGGCGAGTCGGTCGACCCGGCCGAGATCGAGGTACGCCGCTCGACGACCAAGGCCGACGACATCGCCACCATCATCTACACCAGCGGCACGACCGGCCGCCCCAAGGGCTGTGTGCTGACCCACCGCAACATGTACGCCGACATCGCCAACGCGGTGCCGGTGCTGCCGAACCTGTTCCGGCAGAGCTCCTCCACCCTGCTGTTCCTGCCGCTCGCCCACGCCTTCGCCCGGCTCATCCAGATCGGCGTGGTGCAGGCCCGGGCCACCCTGGCGCACTGCGCGGACACCAAGAACCTGGTCGCCGAGTTGCAGGAGTTCAAGCCGACGTTCGTGCTCTCCGTACCCCGGGTCTTCGAGAAGGTCTACAACGGCGCGCGGCAGAAGGCCGAGGCCGAGGGGAAGGGCCGGATCTTCGACCGGGCCGAGAAGGTCGCCATCGCGTACAGCGAGGCGCTGGAGACCACCAACGGGCCGGGCCTGGCGCTGCGCGCCCAGCACCTGCTCTTCGACAAGCTGGTCTACCGCAGGCTGCGGGCGGCGCTGGGCGGCCGGTGCCGGGACGCCATCTCCGGCGGGGCGCCGCTCGGCGCCCGGTTGGGGCACTTCTTCCGGGGTGTCGGGGTGAACATCTCCGAGGGCTACGGTCTGACCGAGACCTCCCCCGCCGCCGCCGCGAACCTGCCGACCGCCACCCGGATCGGCACCGTGGGCCGCCCGTTGCCCGGGGTCACCATCCGGATCGAGGACGACGGCGAGATCCTGATCTCCGGCGAGCTCGTGTTCCGGGGATACTGGCGCAACGACACGGCCACCGCGGAGGTGCTCACCTCGGACGGCTGGTTCCGCACCGGTGATCTCGGCCACCTCGACGAGGACGGCTACCTGTGCATCACCGGCCGCAAGAAGGAGATCATCGTGACCGCGGGCGGCAAGAACGTCGCCCCGGCGGTGCTGGAGGACCAGGTCCGGGCCCACCCGCTGATCAGCCAGTGCCTGGTGGTCGGCGACCGGCAGCCGTTCATCGCGGCGCTGGTCACCGTCGACGAGGAGGCGCTGCCGAGGTGGTTGGCCGCACACGGCCGGCCGGAGACCACCAGCGTCGCGGAGCTGCGCGACGACGAGGCGCTGCGGGCCGAGATCCAGGGCGCGATCGACCAGGCCAACCAGTCGGTCTCCAAGGCCGAGGCGATCAAGGTGTTCCGGATTTTGCCGCAGGACTTCACCGAGGCCACCGGCGAGCTGACCCCGTCGCTCAAGGTGAAGCGCCAGGTCGTGCAGAAGACGTACGCCGCGGAGATCGCGGAGATCTACCAGCGCTGA
- a CDS encoding GAF domain-containing sensor histidine kinase: MPASTSSQPQTQPLAAAARVVLLALVAALTLFATRDVSQLWWIALLGLAGLPAVLAPQHRLLGPLSHFAEVVVLGLAASKVAADTHLNGVTGGVGASAVLPYLAVPVTVAALRRRFREGAALLAVVAATLVVSAAVTDVGDGRQLGQLGYLAVCAQWLILAALGLYTAGMLQRVMRVRGEGKPQPYAEATRLLTQLRTVARQLPGATLDPGGISEHLLEELRVVAKTDRGAVLSAGGAGRLVVLAQLGADRVDWETTLDADSAIADAWASQQPQTSTRSQARSLHSGEVSALIVPLVAGVRTVGLVVVEADTAHAYPPPVVSRVTALTGPAALRLEAALLFDEVRSLATNEERQRLAREIHDGVAQELVMVGYGIDNALATVHDDAEETAESLRTLRHEVTRVITELRLSLFELRSEVDRHGGLAAAIAEYARTVGAAGGLRVHLSLDESTARLPAATEAELLRIAQEAVTNARKHAGAANLWVTCEVDPPYAQIEVSDDGHGIGDQRPDGHYGLAIMAERAERIRGRLEIRPRRPSGTTVAVVIGSSPRRDMVRGSAAAAAEGE, from the coding sequence GTGCCCGCCTCGACATCGAGCCAACCGCAGACGCAGCCCCTCGCGGCGGCCGCGCGGGTGGTCCTCCTCGCGCTGGTCGCCGCCCTGACCCTGTTCGCCACCCGCGACGTGTCCCAGCTCTGGTGGATCGCCCTGCTGGGCCTCGCCGGGCTGCCCGCGGTGCTGGCCCCGCAGCACCGGCTGCTCGGCCCGCTCAGCCACTTCGCCGAGGTGGTGGTCCTCGGCCTGGCCGCCAGCAAGGTGGCTGCCGACACCCACCTGAACGGGGTGACCGGCGGGGTGGGCGCCTCGGCGGTGCTGCCGTATCTCGCCGTGCCGGTCACCGTGGCCGCGCTGCGCCGCCGGTTCCGGGAGGGCGCGGCCCTGCTCGCCGTGGTCGCGGCCACCCTGGTGGTCAGCGCGGCCGTCACCGACGTCGGCGACGGGCGGCAGCTCGGCCAGCTCGGCTACCTCGCGGTCTGCGCCCAGTGGCTGATCCTGGCCGCCCTCGGCCTCTACACGGCCGGCATGCTCCAGCGGGTGATGCGGGTCCGGGGCGAGGGCAAGCCGCAGCCGTACGCGGAGGCGACCCGGCTGCTGACCCAGCTCCGTACGGTCGCCCGCCAGCTGCCCGGCGCCACGCTCGACCCGGGCGGCATCTCCGAGCACCTGCTGGAGGAGCTGCGGGTGGTGGCGAAGACCGACCGGGGGGCGGTGCTGTCCGCCGGCGGGGCCGGCCGGCTGGTGGTGCTCGCCCAGCTGGGCGCGGATCGGGTGGACTGGGAGACCACGCTCGACGCGGACTCGGCGATCGCCGACGCCTGGGCCAGCCAGCAGCCGCAGACCTCGACCCGCTCGCAGGCCCGCTCCCTGCACTCCGGGGAGGTCTCCGCGCTGATCGTGCCGCTGGTGGCCGGGGTGCGGACGGTCGGTCTGGTGGTCGTCGAGGCGGACACCGCGCACGCGTACCCGCCGCCGGTGGTCTCCCGGGTGACCGCGCTGACCGGCCCGGCGGCGCTGCGGCTGGAGGCCGCGCTGCTCTTCGACGAGGTCCGGTCGCTGGCCACCAACGAGGAACGGCAGCGACTGGCCCGGGAGATCCATGACGGGGTCGCCCAGGAGCTGGTGATGGTCGGGTACGGCATCGACAACGCCCTGGCCACCGTGCACGACGACGCCGAGGAGACCGCCGAGAGCCTGCGGACGCTGCGGCACGAGGTCACCCGGGTGATCACCGAGCTGCGGCTGAGCCTGTTCGAGCTGCGCAGCGAGGTGGACCGGCACGGCGGGCTGGCCGCCGCGATCGCCGAGTACGCCCGCACCGTCGGCGCGGCCGGCGGCCTGCGGGTGCACCTGTCCCTGGACGAGTCCACCGCCCGGCTGCCCGCCGCCACCGAGGCCGAGCTGTTGCGGATCGCCCAGGAGGCGGTGACCAACGCGCGCAAGCACGCCGGGGCGGCGAACCTGTGGGTCACGTGCGAGGTGGACCCCCCGTACGCGCAGATCGAAGTGTCGGATGACGGTCACGGCATCGGTGACCAGCGCCCCGACGGGCACTACGGCCTTGCGATCATGGCCGAGAGGGCGGAACGTATCCGGGGCCGGCTGGAGATCAGGCCGCGGCGACCCAGCGGTACCACCGTGGCGGTGGTAATCGGCTCCTCGCCCCGGCGCGATATGGTGCGCGGCAGCGCCGCAGCAGCAGCAGAAGGGGAGTAA
- a CDS encoding response regulator transcription factor yields the protein MTTSPTPATRTKVLLVDDHDLIRKGLRHAFERDRQFEVVGEAATAAEGVRQAGALQPDVVIMDLRLPDGSGLEATRALRKSSASMGIVVLTMYAGDDQLFGALEAGASAFVPKTAPADEVVAAARHAASSPSAFTAADLAEAMKRRLAPSGPQLSPREGQVLRLLADGMSVAGIAKQLFVSESTAKTHISKLYEKLGAANRAQALMTALRLGLLEAPDAPKF from the coding sequence ATGACCACTAGCCCGACACCGGCCACCCGGACCAAGGTTCTCCTTGTCGACGATCACGACCTCATCCGGAAGGGACTGCGGCACGCCTTCGAGCGGGACCGGCAGTTCGAGGTCGTGGGCGAGGCCGCCACGGCCGCGGAAGGCGTACGGCAGGCCGGCGCGCTCCAGCCGGACGTCGTGATCATGGATCTGCGGCTGCCCGACGGCAGTGGCCTGGAGGCCACCCGCGCCCTGCGCAAGTCCAGTGCGTCGATGGGCATCGTCGTGCTCACCATGTACGCCGGCGACGACCAGCTCTTCGGGGCCCTGGAGGCGGGGGCGAGCGCGTTCGTGCCGAAGACCGCCCCGGCCGACGAGGTGGTGGCCGCCGCCCGGCACGCCGCCTCCTCGCCCAGCGCGTTCACCGCGGCCGATCTGGCCGAGGCGATGAAGCGGCGGCTCGCCCCGTCCGGCCCGCAGCTCTCCCCGCGGGAGGGCCAGGTGCTGCGGCTGCTCGCCGACGGCATGAGCGTCGCCGGCATCGCCAAGCAGCTGTTCGTCAGCGAGTCGACCGCCAAGACGCACATCTCCAAGCTCTACGAGAAGCTGGGCGCCGCCAACCGGGCCCAGGCGCTGATGACGGCGCTGCGGCTGGGCCTGCTGGAGGCCCCGGACGCGCCCAAGTTCTGA
- a CDS encoding SAM-dependent methyltransferase, translating to MQRPDWAPDTIDIDRPSVARMYDYYLGGSHNFAADRAAARAMVDAVPEAPLMAQANRAFLRRAVQFLVESGVRQFLDIGSGIPTVGNVHEIAQRVDPECRVVYVDVDPVAVAHSREILAGNDQATVVREDLRHPAAILGHPEVTRLLDFTQPVAVMIVAVLHFIPDADRPEEILGTLRSALAPGSYLVMSQASDDGRTETGERAEAEQVYRRTDSQLWIRSRAELTALFDGFELVDPGVVWVPQWRPETPEQAENAAQAVFLGGVGRLGG from the coding sequence ATGCAGCGGCCGGACTGGGCACCCGACACGATCGACATCGACCGCCCGAGCGTCGCCCGCATGTACGACTACTACCTCGGCGGCTCGCACAACTTCGCCGCCGACCGGGCCGCCGCCCGAGCCATGGTGGACGCCGTGCCGGAGGCCCCGCTGATGGCCCAGGCCAACCGGGCGTTCCTCCGCCGGGCGGTGCAGTTCCTGGTCGAGTCGGGCGTACGCCAGTTCCTCGACATCGGCTCCGGTATCCCGACCGTGGGCAACGTGCACGAGATCGCCCAGCGGGTCGACCCGGAGTGCCGGGTGGTCTACGTCGACGTCGACCCGGTCGCGGTGGCGCACAGCCGGGAGATCCTGGCCGGCAACGACCAGGCCACGGTGGTCCGGGAGGACCTCCGCCACCCGGCGGCGATCCTCGGCCACCCCGAGGTCACCCGGCTGCTGGACTTCACCCAGCCGGTCGCCGTGATGATCGTGGCGGTGCTGCACTTCATCCCCGACGCGGACCGGCCGGAGGAGATCCTGGGGACGTTGCGCTCGGCCCTGGCCCCCGGCAGTTACCTGGTCATGTCCCAGGCCAGCGACGACGGCCGTACCGAGACGGGTGAGCGGGCCGAGGCCGAACAGGTCTACCGCCGCACCGACAGTCAGCTCTGGATCCGCAGCCGGGCCGAGCTGACCGCGCTCTTCGACGGCTTCGAGCTGGTCGACCCGGGCGTGGTCTGGGTGCCACAGTGGCGCCCGGAGACGCCGGAGCAGGCGGAGAACGCCGCGCAGGCGGTCTTCCTGGGCGGCGTCGGGCGGCTCGGTGGGTAG
- a CDS encoding putative bifunctional diguanylate cyclase/phosphodiesterase — MTQAQLEALLQRLTERLAVAIRTEPFDLRVGQQVGAELVQAHIASAEGLGRTIEVIQLRLVRDLGLLDGDVEDRMARLLATVATGYARALRDRTLDEQESILRAAMVARAQAERALRDSEARFRHQATHDPLTDLPNRTLFTERLTAALDDPGRGADRIGVCFLDLDRFKVVNDTLGHQVGDSLLVSVAQRLRRALGEHLVARLGGDEFVILVERTGCTEDAVKVAEAALAAVSEPALVEGHELTVSASIGIVERPVAGTTPVELMRAADSTLHWAKAAGGARWSIFDADRNRRELARYALSAAIPAALDRGEFYLDYQPLTSLRDGRVLGMEALVRWRHPELGVLRPDSFIGLAEETGLIVRLGGWVLAEACREARTWAGDDPPFVSVNLAVRQLHRPGLVQEVQGVLGRTGLPPERLQLEVTESTMMSTVAEPVRALRVLKELGCRIAIDDFGTGYCNLAYLRDLPVTELKVAGEFVAGLRAPAADPGSRTDERILASLVSLAHALDLTVTAEGVETAEQADRLRAIGCDAGQGWHFGRPAPAHAALPALA, encoded by the coding sequence ATGACCCAGGCCCAGCTCGAGGCCCTGCTCCAGCGGCTCACCGAGCGGCTCGCCGTGGCGATCCGGACCGAGCCGTTCGACCTACGCGTCGGCCAGCAGGTCGGCGCCGAACTGGTGCAGGCGCACATCGCCTCCGCCGAGGGGTTGGGCCGCACCATCGAGGTGATCCAGCTCCGCCTGGTCCGTGACCTCGGCCTGCTCGACGGCGATGTCGAGGACCGGATGGCCCGGCTGCTCGCCACGGTCGCCACCGGGTACGCCCGCGCCCTGCGCGACCGCACCCTGGACGAGCAGGAGTCCATCCTGCGGGCCGCGATGGTGGCCCGGGCACAGGCCGAACGGGCGCTGCGGGACAGCGAGGCCCGCTTCCGGCACCAGGCCACCCACGACCCGCTGACCGATCTGCCCAACCGCACCCTGTTCACCGAGCGGCTCACCGCCGCGCTCGACGATCCCGGTCGGGGCGCCGACCGGATCGGGGTCTGCTTCCTCGACCTCGACCGGTTCAAGGTGGTCAACGACACCCTCGGCCACCAGGTCGGCGACTCGCTGCTGGTGTCGGTGGCGCAGCGGCTGCGTCGGGCGCTCGGTGAGCACCTGGTGGCCCGGCTCGGCGGCGACGAGTTCGTCATCCTGGTCGAACGGACCGGCTGCACGGAGGACGCGGTCAAGGTCGCCGAGGCCGCTCTCGCGGCGGTGAGCGAGCCGGCGCTCGTCGAAGGGCACGAGCTGACCGTGTCGGCCAGCATCGGCATCGTGGAGCGGCCGGTGGCCGGCACCACGCCGGTGGAGCTGATGCGGGCCGCGGACAGCACCCTGCACTGGGCGAAGGCGGCCGGCGGGGCCCGCTGGTCGATCTTCGACGCCGACCGCAACCGCCGCGAGCTGGCCCGGTACGCCCTCTCCGCGGCCATCCCCGCCGCCCTGGACCGAGGCGAGTTCTACCTCGACTACCAGCCGCTGACCTCGCTGCGCGACGGCCGGGTGCTCGGCATGGAGGCGCTGGTCCGCTGGCGCCACCCGGAGCTGGGCGTGCTCCGGCCGGACAGCTTCATCGGGCTGGCCGAGGAGACCGGGCTGATCGTACGGCTGGGCGGCTGGGTGCTCGCCGAGGCCTGCCGGGAGGCCCGCACCTGGGCCGGTGACGACCCGCCGTTCGTCAGCGTCAACCTGGCCGTCCGCCAGTTGCACCGGCCCGGACTGGTGCAGGAGGTGCAGGGCGTGCTCGGGCGGACCGGGCTGCCCCCGGAGCGACTCCAGTTGGAGGTCACCGAGAGCACCATGATGAGCACGGTGGCCGAGCCGGTCCGCGCCCTGCGGGTGCTCAAGGAGCTCGGGTGCCGGATCGCCATCGACGACTTCGGCACCGGCTACTGCAACCTGGCGTACCTGCGGGACCTGCCGGTCACCGAGCTGAAGGTGGCCGGCGAGTTCGTCGCCGGGCTCCGCGCCCCGGCCGCCGATCCGGGCAGCCGTACCGACGAACGGATCCTCGCGTCGCTGGTCTCGCTCGCCCACGCGCTCGACCTGACCGTCACCGCCGAGGGCGTGGAGACCGCCGAACAGGCGGACCGGCTGCGGGCGATCGGCTGCGACGCCGGGCAGGGCTGGCACTTCGGCCGCCCCGCCCCCGCCCACGCGGCCCTTCCCGCCCTGGCCTGA
- a CDS encoding glycosyltransferase family 4 protein, whose product MSRTLLITNDFPPRPGGIQSFVHNLAVRQPPGSVVVYASSWRGAAKFDADQPFEVIRERTKVLLPTPLIARRAAKLARAYDCDTVWFGAAAPLGLLAAGLRRRAGIRRAVALTHGHEAGWAALPGARSALRRIGQGVDVTTYLGEYTRVRLARVLDGVTELCRLAPGVDVETYHPTVDGGRVRLRLGLADRPVVVCVSRLVPRKGQDMLIRAMPEIRRRVPDAALLIVGGGPYRATLEKLARQTGVERDVVFTGSVPSAELPAHYAAGDVYAMPCRTRNRGLDVEGLGIVYLEASATGLPVVAGDSGGAPDAVREGETGYVVRGRDVAQLADRVATLLADRDLARQFGAAGRAWVEKEWRWEAQAERMAALLAG is encoded by the coding sequence ATGAGCCGGACCTTGCTGATCACCAACGACTTCCCGCCCCGCCCCGGCGGCATCCAGTCCTTCGTACACAACCTCGCGGTGCGCCAGCCCCCGGGCTCGGTGGTGGTCTACGCGTCGAGCTGGCGGGGCGCCGCCAAGTTCGACGCCGACCAGCCCTTCGAGGTGATCCGGGAACGCACCAAGGTGCTGCTGCCCACCCCGCTGATCGCCCGCCGCGCCGCCAAGCTGGCCCGGGCGTACGACTGTGACACGGTCTGGTTCGGTGCGGCCGCCCCGCTGGGGCTGCTCGCGGCGGGGCTGCGCCGGCGCGCCGGGATCCGGCGGGCGGTGGCGCTGACCCACGGGCACGAGGCCGGCTGGGCGGCGCTGCCCGGCGCCCGGTCCGCGTTGCGCCGGATCGGCCAGGGCGTGGACGTGACCACCTACCTGGGCGAGTACACCCGGGTGCGGCTGGCCCGGGTGCTGGACGGGGTGACCGAGCTGTGCCGGCTCGCGCCGGGCGTCGACGTGGAGACCTACCATCCGACCGTCGACGGGGGGCGGGTGCGGCTGCGGCTGGGCCTGGCCGACCGGCCGGTCGTGGTGTGCGTCTCGCGCCTGGTGCCGCGTAAGGGACAGGACATGCTGATCCGGGCCATGCCGGAGATCCGCCGCCGGGTGCCGGATGCGGCGCTGCTGATCGTCGGCGGCGGGCCGTACCGGGCGACGCTGGAGAAGCTGGCCCGGCAGACCGGGGTGGAGCGGGACGTGGTCTTCACCGGCTCGGTGCCGTCGGCCGAGCTGCCCGCCCACTACGCGGCCGGCGATGTCTACGCCATGCCCTGTCGTACCCGCAACCGGGGTCTGGACGTGGAGGGCCTGGGCATCGTCTACCTGGAGGCCAGCGCGACCGGGCTGCCGGTGGTCGCCGGGGACTCCGGCGGCGCGCCCGACGCCGTCCGCGAGGGGGAGACCGGGTACGTGGTCCGGGGTCGCGACGTGGCCCAGCTCGCCGACCGGGTGGCGACGCTGCTCGCCGACCGGGATCTGGCCCGCCAGTTCGGCGCGGCGGGTCGCGCGTGGGTGGAGAAGGAGTGGCGCTGGGAGGCCCAGGCGGAACGGATGGCCGCCCTGCTCGCCGGCTGA
- a CDS encoding M48 family metallopeptidase, with protein sequence MTPRGWALLTLAGLVVALVVAAALLVPWHRPPAPRADQLAALRSLPVDQVARGRAFHAALRPAGWAALAVGLVVALAFGLTPVGSRLVELAGRPFNGHWAAQAVLGGLAVMLIADLFTLPFAAWRHTVLTRYGLSTQGWGGWGVDLLKSYAVSAVIGALVLLGFYSVVRIAPRWWWAFGAAGAAGLVVLLSFVLPVLVEPVFNRFTPMEAGPLRSELMSLAARDGVPVRDVLVADASRRTRAVNAYVSGLGPTRRVVVYDTLLREATPEEVTSVVAHELGHAKDRDVWVGTLVGALGAAAAVVALYLIGSWPPLLRLAGVDSIAQPRAFPLLIALITVAGLVATPMQALMSRRVEARADAHALALTGDPGTFEAMQRRLAGVNLADPDPPRWEYRWSASHPSTVERMAAARAYAREIGR encoded by the coding sequence GTGACGCCGCGCGGGTGGGCGCTACTCACGCTCGCCGGGCTCGTCGTCGCGCTGGTCGTCGCCGCTGCCCTGCTGGTGCCCTGGCACCGCCCGCCCGCCCCGCGCGCCGACCAGCTCGCCGCGCTGCGGTCCCTCCCGGTCGACCAGGTGGCCCGGGGCCGGGCGTTCCACGCCGCGCTGCGCCCCGCCGGGTGGGCGGCGCTCGCCGTCGGGCTGGTGGTGGCCCTGGCGTTCGGGCTCACCCCGGTCGGCAGTCGACTGGTGGAGCTGGCCGGCCGCCCGTTCAACGGGCACTGGGCCGCCCAGGCGGTGCTCGGCGGACTGGCCGTGATGCTCATCGCCGACCTGTTCACCCTGCCCTTCGCCGCGTGGCGGCACACCGTGCTCACCCGCTACGGGCTGAGCACCCAGGGCTGGGGCGGCTGGGGGGTCGACCTGCTCAAGTCGTACGCGGTCAGCGCGGTCATCGGCGCGCTGGTCCTGCTCGGCTTCTACTCGGTCGTCCGGATCGCGCCCCGCTGGTGGTGGGCGTTCGGCGCGGCCGGGGCGGCCGGGCTGGTGGTGCTGCTGTCGTTCGTGTTGCCGGTGCTGGTGGAGCCGGTGTTCAACCGGTTCACCCCGATGGAGGCCGGCCCGCTGCGCAGCGAGTTGATGAGCCTGGCCGCCCGGGACGGGGTGCCGGTCCGCGACGTGCTGGTCGCCGACGCGTCCCGGCGGACCCGCGCGGTCAACGCGTACGTCTCCGGGCTGGGACCCACCCGGCGGGTGGTGGTCTACGACACCCTGCTGCGCGAGGCCACCCCCGAAGAGGTGACCAGCGTGGTCGCCCACGAGCTGGGGCACGCCAAGGACCGCGACGTCTGGGTCGGCACGCTGGTCGGCGCGCTCGGCGCCGCCGCCGCGGTGGTGGCCCTCTACCTGATCGGCTCCTGGCCGCCGCTGCTGCGCCTGGCCGGAGTCGACTCGATCGCCCAGCCCCGGGCGTTCCCGCTGCTCATCGCGTTGATCACGGTGGCCGGGCTGGTGGCCACCCCGATGCAGGCACTGATGTCGCGGCGGGTGGAGGCCCGGGCGGACGCGCACGCGTTGGCGCTCACCGGCGACCCGGGCACCTTCGAGGCGATGCAGCGCCGTCTGGCCGGGGTCAACCTGGCCGACCCCGACCCGCCCCGCTGGGAGTACCGCTGGTCGGCGTCCCACCCGTCCACCGTGGAGCGGATGGCCGCCGCCCGCGCCTACGCCAGGGAGATCGGCAGATGA